Sequence from the Halobaculum rubrum genome:
TGCGCGCGGGCGGCGGGCGAGGGGGCCGTCGTCGGCAACGGCTCACACGTCGACCCCGTCGCCGAGAAGTACGACCGCGGCTACCCCGCCCGCGACGCGCTCGTCGAGGCCCTGCACGCGATGGACTACGAGAAGGACGACTACGACACCCCGCGCGTCGCGGGCGTGATCGAGCAGGACGCCGGGTACGTCGGGATCGTCCGTCGCGACGCCCTGCTGGTCCGTGAGGTCGACGAACCCCACCTCGTGGCGACGTACGAGGAGAACGAGCCCCGGGCGTTCGAGTTCGAGCCTCGAACTGCGGTGGCGGCCGCCCGGACGGCGTACGGACTCGACTACGAGCACGCGGT
This genomic interval carries:
- a CDS encoding IMP cyclohydrolase; the protein is MYIGRFVVVGPKVGAYRVSSRSFPNRKVTRRDDDTLTVVPTADAEETDNPYVSYNCARAAGEGAVVGNGSHVDPVAEKYDRGYPARDALVEALHAMDYEKDDYDTPRVAGVIEQDAGYVGIVRRDALLVREVDEPHLVATYEENEPRAFEFEPRTAVAAARTAYGLDYEHAVCAAGVHVGDGGSSFAVQNTSEE